CCTGCCGTTTCGCACCCGACACCGCCTCCGGAGGGCGACAATTACAACGAGGACGAGGAATATATGCGGCACATGGCAAATACGGACGAGGGGCCGCAGCCGGGGGCTGTCGATGCTGACGACCTGCTGGTTCTGCTCTCGGTTTTCTCGAAAGGCAAGAGTGCCACGCCGCAGGAGATCGCCACGGCACGGCGGGCCATGCGGGCCGTTTCGGGTTCGCAGATCGAGCAGTCGATTTTAGACCAGTTGAACGGCAAAGACGGCTATGTTGCGGTCATGCTCGACATGATTACAAAGGACCTGCACGCGGAGGACGATACACCCCCGCGGGAGAATAAAAAATCTGACCGGGCTTTTCGTCTGGAAGATTTTGTATAACGGATGTCTAACTTAAACCAAATGCCTATGAGAAAGGATTTTTTTGATTCCGGCTGACGACGGAAGTGCCGTTTATGAACGGCGAAAATACGTCAGATAACATTTTCCATAATTCGCTGCCGGCCGTCATGGGCGGTCGGCAGTTTTTCACCGAAACGAAAACAAATTATCTATGAAAAGTAAAAACAGAAAATTTATGAATACTCCGCTTAATCCGGCCCGGCCTCCGTACCGCAAACGTCTTACCGCTCTGTTCTTCGCGGCTTGGGGCATGCTGTGAACGTTGGCAGCTTCGGCGCAGACGGGCGACGGCTCGGCGGGCATCCGTCAGGCTGCGCAAATGGTAAACGGCTACTTCGAACCTGCCGTGAAGCTGATTTACGCAATCGGGGCCGTCGTGGGGCTGATCGGGGCCGTAAAGGTCTACGGCAAATTCTCGTCCGGCGACCCGGACACGGCAAAAACCTGTGCCAGTTGGATGGGTGCGTGCGTCTTTCTGATCGTCTGCGCTACGGTCTTAAAATCATTTTTCGGCACAACGTATTAGTATATGGCAACATTCGAAATTCATAAGGGCGTGGATGCGCCCGTCGAATTTAAGGGGCTGAAAAGTCAGTACTTGTTCATCTGTGCCGGGGGCCTGATCGGGTCCTTTCTGCTGCTCGTCATTCTGTATATGAGCGGCGTGGGACAATTAACCTGTCTGTTCGTCGGGGGTGCGCTGTGCGGCGGTACGGTGATGCTCACTTACCGCCTGAATGAGAAATACGGGACCTACGGGCTTATGAAAGCATTGGCCGTAAAACTGCATCCCCGCCGTATCACCAACCGCCGCCGCGTGCAGCGCCTAATCCGCATGGGCCATGTATAGCACGCTGAAAACTACCACGCTGGAGCGGAAATTTCCGCTGCTGGCCGTCGAACAGGGCTGCATCGTCAGCAAGGAAGCCGACATTACAGTAGCGTTTCGTGTCGAATTGCCGGAACTGTTCACCGTTACAGGAGAGGATTACGAAGCCATGCACGCGACATGAGCAAAGGCAATCCGTGTGCTGCCGGATTTTACGGTCGTGCATAAACAGGACTGGTTTATCTCCGAGCGGTATGTACCCCAGATTTCGGAGGACATGAGTTTTTTAAGCCGCAGCTATGAACGGCATTTCAACGAACGTCCGTACCTGAATCACACCTGCTACCTGTTCATCACCAAAACCACACGGGAGCGCACGCGGCAACAATCTACGTTCAACACCCTCTGCCGGGGCTACCTGACCCCGAAAGAGGTGCGGGATAAGGATGCCGTGGGGCTGTTTCTGGATGCCGTGAGCCAGGCGGAAAGCATCATCAACGAAAGCGGGCTTTTCAAGGTCGAACGGCTCACGGAAGCGGAGATCGTCGGCACGGCGGAAAAGGCCGGGATTCTGGAAAAGTACTTCGCACTCACGCAGGACGACACGGCCACGTTGCAGGACATGCGGCTGGACCCCGGACGGATGCAGGTCGGCGACAATACGCTGTGCCTGCACACGCTCTCGGATTTGGACGACCTGCCGCAAAAGGTTTCGACGGACAGCCGTTTCGAACGGCTCTCGACGGACCGAAGCGACTGCCGCCTGTCGTTCGCGGCTCCGGTGGGTCTGCTGCTGTCGTGCGACCATATCTACAACCAGTACGTGCGACAAGAGGTCGTGTAAGTAATTGTTTAACAATCAAATGAAGTA
This Alistipes shahii WAL 8301 DNA region includes the following protein-coding sequences:
- a CDS encoding DUF4134 domain-containing protein, with protein sequence MAASAQTGDGSAGIRQAAQMVNGYFEPAVKLIYAIGAVVGLIGAVKVYGKFSSGDPDTAKTCASWMGACVFLIVCATVLKSFFGTTY
- a CDS encoding DUF4133 domain-containing protein, whose amino-acid sequence is MATFEIHKGVDAPVEFKGLKSQYLFICAGGLIGSFLLLVILYMSGVGQLTCLFVGGALCGGTVMLTYRLNEKYGTYGLMKALAVKLHPRRITNRRRVQRLIRMGHV